The Candidatus Thermokryptus mobilis DNA segment AAAGGAGATTGAAATTAACGGCAAAAGATTGCGAATTTTTTATCTTCCAATAAGGGATGAGAATGGTTTATTTGGTCTTATTGAGATGTCAAAGTTTGAAGGGGCGGTTCAGACGGCGATGGGGCTTTTGAGGACATCTCTTTTTTTGGCTTTGTTGCTTGCGATTATAATTGTCTCTTATGGTGGTGGGGTGATAGTTTCAAAGTTTATAAGTCCACTTGAACAAATAATTGACAAAGCCGATAAAATAAACGCCGAGAATCTAACGGAGAGAATAAATGTTAACCAGAGCAACCCGCCTGATGAAATAGTCAAACTTGTTAATTCACTAAATAGATTGCTTGAAAGGTTGGAGAGGTCGTTTAAGCAAATCGCACAGTTCACATACGATGTTTCACATGAGCTTTTAACTCCGCTGACGGTGATGAAAGATGAAATTGAAATTTCTTTGATGAGAAGAAGAAAGGTGAAGGATTATATTCAAACATTAAATGTCGTTTATAGACAGGTCAATAGATCAATTGACATAATCAGGTCAATGCTTTATCTTGCGAAGGTGGAGGCGGGCGTGATAAATGTTAATTTGCGTGAGGTAAATCTACCCGAATTAATTCGTGAAGTGATTTTGACACTGAACCATAAAGCGAAAAGGAAGAACATAAAGGTCAAGTTCAATTGTGATTCTATTTTGATTTCAAAAACGGACGAAAATATTCTTTTTGAGGCATTGAAGAACATACTTGACAATG contains these protein-coding regions:
- a CDS encoding sensor histidine kinase, coding for MMSYRSLRFRIVFWYSIVFVLAFVLIEIGIYLYLDRSLHREIDMALSREAVEFAEKLMVKSGVIFISDSVEFREPEHFYLSDASVFFRIFDKNLNLVAISENLKRANFVIPNPERVDVEGAKEIEINGKRLRIFYLPIRDENGLFGLIEMSKFEGAVQTAMGLLRTSLFLALLLAIIIVSYGGGVIVSKFISPLEQIIDKADKINAENLTERINVNQSNPPDEIVKLVNSLNRLLERLERSFKQIAQFTYDVSHELLTPLTVMKDEIEISLMRRRKVKDYIQTLNVVYRQVNRSIDIIRSMLYLAKVEAGVINVNLREVNLPELIREVILTLNHKAKRKNIKVKFNCDSILISKTDENILFEALKNILDNAIEYTGKNGSVEIKCERVGKWLEISISDNGIGISADDLPYIFNRFYRGRHALELNPTGTGLGLALTKSMIELLKGKINVSSELGKGTTFIVQIPA